Proteins from a genomic interval of Stenotrophomonas maltophilia:
- a CDS encoding autotransporter outer membrane beta-barrel domain-containing protein produces MNTRLADDASPADQLVIRGEAGTCQTRLEVANAGGAGALTMGAGIRVVAALTGGST; encoded by the coding sequence ATGAACACGAGACTGGCTGATGACGCCTCCCCTGCTGACCAACTCGTGATCAGGGGTGAAGCCGGGACCTGCCAGACCCGGCTAGAGGTCGCCAATGCAGGCGGTGCGGGCGCCCTCACCATGGGTGCTGGCATTCGCGTCGTGGCTGCACTGACTGGCGGCAGCACCTAG
- a CDS encoding helix-turn-helix domain-containing protein codes for MKDSPAQSPEEIAEALGQRLRTKRLIKNVSQTVLADKAGISRRALVQLEAGEGSTVRTLVCVLKALGLEEQIGAIAISPTVSPMAMLKTKRLRRRAS; via the coding sequence ATGAAGGACAGTCCAGCCCAGTCACCGGAGGAAATTGCCGAGGCATTAGGACAGCGCCTGCGGACGAAAAGACTCATCAAGAATGTCTCTCAGACAGTTCTGGCGGACAAGGCAGGCATCTCGCGCAGAGCACTGGTACAGCTGGAAGCTGGAGAAGGATCGACCGTGAGAACGCTCGTCTGCGTACTCAAAGCGCTAGGTCTGGAGGAACAAATTGGCGCAATCGCTATAAGCCCAACAGTTAGCCCAATGGCTATGCTCAAGACGAAGCGCCTGAGAAGACGGGCGAGCTAA